Part of the Verrucomicrobiota bacterium genome is shown below.
GTGAAGGCCGCCCCGCGCTGGGCGACTTGTGTCGGGATAATACAGTCGAACATATCCACACCAAGGCCGACGGGCTCTAATACATCTAGCGGAGTTCCCACACCCATGAGGTAACGAGGTTTGTCCTCGGGTAACATTTGGGCCGTGAGCTCGCAAGTGTCTTCGCGCTCGTTTTTGGCCTCACCGACAGCTAAGCCGCCGATGGCAAATCCGTCAAAAGGCATCGCGCAAAGTTCAGCGACACTTTGTTTGCGTAAATCCGGGAAAAGGGCGCCTTGGACGATGCCAAACATGGATTGGGGGGAGTCTGCACGTGCGGCGAGGCTGCGGACGGCCCAACGGTGTGTGATGCCCAAGGCCGAGCGGGCGGTGGCTTCGTCGGCAGTGGAGGGGATACATTGGTCGAGGGCCATCATGATATCGCTGCCTATGGCGATTTGTGTGCCGATACTCAGTTCGGGGCTCAGCAGGATCGTTTTCCCGTCGATGTAACTCTGGAAAATAGCGCCCGCCTCACTCATGGAACGCGAGTGCGGTAGAGAAAATATCTGGAATCCGCCTGAGTCGGTGAGGACGGAACGTGGCCAGCTCATGAATTTCTGGATACCACCAATGCGCCGGAAGACCTCAGGACCCGGGCGGAGCAAAAGATGGTAGGTATTCGCGAGTAGGATTTGTGAGCCGGCATCTTCTAGGGTTTGGGTAAGCTGGGCCTTGACCGTGGCCTGGGTACCCACGGGCATAAAAAGCGGGGTTTTAACCTCATTATGAAGGGTGTGGAATGTCCCGGCGCGCGCACGTGAACCCGTGGCGCGGGCTTCTAATTTGAATTTCAAGCGGGACTCGTTCATATGGATTTAATTCCGGTGAAGCAAATTGCGGTAAACGGCCTTAAAATCAATCCTAACTATTTTTATAGAAGTATTTTTACGTTTGATTCACTGATCGTGGAATCTCTCGTTTCATTTCCAAGTGAGATTCATGCGGTAGATCATAGATGAGGACGGGGAATCCAATCAAAAGGAGGCGGGGTTAATTCGGGCGTTTGTTTTTATTCATTCCTGTCCAGCGGGTGATCAAGGAACGTGCCTTGGGTCCGCCGTACGCGATGATAAATGCCGTCAGGGTGAGGCGGGAACCGCGACCGATGACGGAAGCCCAGGTGAAATCCCAGAGGTCGACATGGGCGAGGCCGGACGCGAGGGCCACGACTTTATACGGTACCGGGCTGAGGGTGGCGACCACGATGCTCCAGAAGGTAGCGTCACTGTATTCTTGAGCAATTTGCGGCACCTTATCCAGATGGAGGAAGGGCAGGTGTCCAGTGGCGAACCCTTGAAATCCTTCCCAAAAGAAATATCCGAGAATCCACATGAGGTATCCACCGATGACAGAGGCGATAATGGCGACCACTGAATAAAGTAGCCACCTTTTCGGTTTTGCCAGGCACATGGGGATGAGCATGAAATAGGGGGAGATCGGCAGGAGGGAGGAATTCAGGAAGGTAATCAATGCAAAAACGGCCAGACCCCAGCGAGAATTTAATGAGGCTAGAGCCCAGTCATAAAACTTTTTGAGTGTTTTTCCCATTTTCTGGACGAGTATCGGAGGTAAAAAAAATCCCGGTCAAGGCTGTGAGGCTTTGCCGGGAAAAAATTAATCGAAAAGATTAAATGAGATTACTCTGCAGTAACGTTCTCTGCTTGAGGACCTTTTTGTCCATCAACGATCGTGAAGGAAACACGTTGTCCTTCACGGAGGGTTTTACGGCCACTGCCGTTGATTGCGGTGTGATGAACGAAAACGTCTTTACCGCTTTCAGGTTGGATAAATCCGAACCCTTTTTCATCGTTGAACCATTTAACTGTACCTGTAACTTGTTCTGACATATTGCTTTCTTGATTTTTTCTTGATTGTCCGTGAATCCTTCAATAAAAGAATCCAGCGGGTGTGTTCATGTCCACGCTTAACAGGGCTATTCAAGAAAGCAACCACTAAGTTCGATAATTCACAGTTATTCTATTAAATGGTAATAATTGTGATGGTGATTTGAAAAAACAGGGGGTATGTCGTTTTACTTCAAAAACCCCGTCAGAGGACTCGTGGCAGAGGCTTTTGATGATTGGCCGGCGAGGCCGATCTCGAAGGCTTCGCGGCCAGCTTCGATACCTTTGGCAAAGGCTTTTGCCATGCCACAGGGGTCAGGGGCGATAGCGATGGCGGTATTAATCAGTACGGCGTCCGCACCCATTTCCATGGCCTCAGCGGCTTGTGACGGGGCTCCGATGCCCGCATCGACGACGACGGGGACACTGGCTTGCTCGATAATGATTTCAATTTGTGCGCGGGTCTGGATGCCGCGGTTCGACCCGATAGGTGCACCTAAGGGCATGACTGTGGCACAGCCCACGTCTTGGAGGCGTTTGGCCAGGACCGGATCGGCATTTATGTAAGGCAGGACAATAAAACCCTCTTTGACGAGGTGTTTTGCCGCTTCGTAGGTTTCCACAGGGTCGGGGAGCAAATAGTGGGGGTCGGGATGGATTTCGAGCTTCACCCAGTTCGGTAAACCCGCGCTGCGGGCGAGTTTGGCCAGTCGAATGGCTTCCTCGGCATTTTGTGCGCCACTGGTATTAGGCAGGATCAGGTATTTTTTCGGATCGATAAAATCCAGTATGTCGGCGGAAGGATCGTGTTCGCCTGAGAGATTCGCCCGGCGCAGTGCGACAGTTACGATCTCGGCCCCACTGACCTCGAGGGCATGGCGCATGGAGGCATTTGACGAGAATTTCCCTGTACCGACCATCAGACGGGAACGGAACTCGCGCCCGGCGATTTTGAGTTTGGTAGATTCTTTGATGGAGGGGAGTTTGCTCGAGTCGATGGCTTTTTCGACACGGACTTGGAGTTCTGCTAGGTTAAAAGGTTTGCGCACATAATCTGCGGCGCCGAGCTGGAGGCCTTTGACAATGTCAGCGGCGGCCCCTTTTTGGGTGAGGAATACGACAGGGATATTTTTTGTGGCAGGATTTGCTTTCAGGCGCTCGATTAATTCCAGCCCGCTCATCACCGGGAGCATGATATCCGAGATAATCACATCTGGAAGTATTTTGATGGCTTGATCGAGGCCTTGCTGACCGTCGGAACCGAGAAAGACTTCCCATTTTTCTTGGTCGAACCGCGCTTGGATCACGCGGCGGATACTCGGATCATCTTCGACGACTAATACTTTAGGCATAAGGGTACTTCCGTTTTTTTTTAAAAAAAGTTGGGCGACTAACCAATGACGATATTGACAAGTTTATCAGGAACGACAATGACCTTTTTGACTGATTTCCCCTCGGTGAATTCTTTCACACGCGGGTTAGCCATGGCTTTCGCCTCGGATTCCTCGCGTGAAGTACCTTTGGGCAACATGATCTTGTCGCGCAATTTGCCATTGACCTGGATGACGACCTCGACTTCGGATTCGACGAGATACTTTTCTTCGCAAACAGGCCATGGGGCATAATTGATCGACGGGATGTGTCCTGCCGGGGTCAGTGCAAATTGCGGGGCGGAATGGATCGCTGCCCAGAGCTCCTCTGCGATATGGGGGGCAAAAGGACTCAGGAGCTGGAGGAATTCCTTGAGTGGGGCAAGTGGCCTTTCTTCCAGTGGGGTGAATTCATTCACAAATATCATCATCTGGGCGATAGCAGTATTCAACGAGAGATTTTCGATGTCTTCGCCGACTTTTTTTATCGTGGCATGGAGCACCTTGAGCTGGCCTGGGGTGGGGGCCGAGTCGCGCAATTTGCTCGAGAGCGACCAGGAACCATCCTGCTGCTCCTCCATAATGAGGCGCCAGACACGGCCAAGGAAACGGTAAACTCCCTCGACGCCTTTCATGCTCCAGGGTTTTACCTGTTCCAGCGGGCCCATGAACATCTCATACAGGCGCAGGGAGTCAGCCCCGTATTCTTTGATCACGTCATCGGGGTTCACCACATTTCCGCGCGATTTGCTCATCTTTTGCCCGTCCTCACCGAGGATCAGGCCTTGATTGACGAGTTTGTAGAAAGGCTCAGGTGTCGTGACGAGCCCGAGGTCAAAGATGACCTTATGCCAGAAACGCGCGTAGAGCAGGTGCAAAACGGCGTGTTCGGTACCACCGACATAGAGATCGACGCCCTTTTCTTTCGGGTCCAGGCTGGAATGCATCCAGTACTTTTCCGCCTCAGGGGAAACAAAAGCCTGCGCATTTTGTGCGTCCGTATAACGCAGGTAATACCAGCAGGAGCCTGCCCATTGAGGCATGGTATTCACTTCCCGTCTCCCCGCGCAATTTGCGCCGGTGTACGGATTCGTGATCTGGACATCGAGCCAGTCACCGGCCTTGGAGAGTGGGGGCTCTGGCGTGCCGGTGGGTTTAAAATCGTCCATGTCCGGTGGGATCAATGGCATGGTTTGAGCATCCAGAGCAAAATGCTCTTTGCCGACCCAGACGATCGGGAAAGGTTCACCCCAGTAACGCTGACGACTGAAAAGCCAGTCGCGGAGTTTGTAATTAATCGTCTTTTTCCCCAGCCCGTGTTCCTCCAGCCAAGCCGCAATTTTGTTTTTTGCATCGAGAGTCGAAAGCCCGTTGAGGAGTCCGGAATTCACCGCAGTGCCATCCCCACAGAAGCCAAGGGATTCCTGTCCAGCGGGGGCTTGGACGACGAGAGTGACTGGCAGCCCAAATGTCTGAGCAAATTCCAGATCGCGTTCGTCATGTGCCGGCACGGCCATGATCGCGCCTGTGCCATAACCAGCCAAGACATAGTCAGCGATCCAGATCGGGATTTTTTCGTTATTCACCGGATTAAGCGCGTAAGCTCCCGTAAATACACCGGTTTTGTCTTTGGCCAACTGCCGGTCTTGATCAGATTTTGACGCGGCAAATTGTTTATAATCCGCCACGGCTTTTTCATGTGTGCTGGTAGTGATCTGGTCGACTAGCTCGTGTTCGGGGCAGAGCACCATATACGTCGCGCCGAAAAGGGTATCGGGGCGAGTGGTGAAAACGGTGATTTTCTCGATCGGATTCTCCAGAGCAAATTGCACCTCGGCACCCTCGGAGCGCCCGATCCAGTTCCTCTGGAGGAGTTTAATACTCTCAGGCCAATTCACCAGGTCGAGTTCGTTAATCAGGCGTTCGCAATACTCGGTGATCCGGAGCATCCATTGGCGCATCGGGCGGCGCTCGACGGGGAACCCGCCGACTTCGCTTTTTCCGTCGATGACTTCTTCATTCGCCAGCACGGTCCCGAGTTGGGGGCACCAGTTTACGGGGGCTTCGCTGACGTAAGCCAGGCGTTTGCTGTCGATCAAGGCACGTTTTTTTTCCGGAGTGTCACAATCCGCCGGGATGGGCAGATCCGTAATCGGGCGGGCAATTTGTGTCGCCGGGTCGAACCATGAATTATACAGTTTAAGGAAAATCCACTGGGTCCATTTAAAGTAAGCCGGGTCGGTGGTATTCACCTCGCGTGACCAGTCGTAGCTAAATCCGATCCCTTTGAGTTGTTTCTTGAAATAGGCGACATTTTGCTCGGTGGTGACGCGCGGGTGCTGGCCGGTTTTGATGGCGTATTGTTCAGCCGGCAGGCCGAAGGCGTCCCAGCCCATCGGGTGGAGGACGTTGAATCCTTTCATCCGTTTGAATCGGCTGACAATGTCGGTGGCGGTGTACCCCTCGGGATGACCCACGTGGAGGCCTGAGCCGCTCGGGTAGGGGAACATGTCGAGGCAGAAGAATTTCGGGGGCAGCTGGCCCTTGGCGCAATTTGCACCGTGCCGCGTAGCAAAAGGGTGTGCCTCCGGGATATTCTCGCCCGGGTTCCACGCGCGGAAAGTTTCTTGTTTATCCCAAAAAGCCTGCCATTTGGGTTCGATCTCTGGAAATGGATATTGCGGTCGCATAATTGAACCGGTGAGTAAACCACGAAGCGGTAAAGCTGGCAAAGCGGAAATTTCTCTTGGGGGGGGATTTATGCGGATATGGACTCCACTGGGGATTCTAGATTGCTTCCGCATCCGCCCTTCTCTCCATTCCTTTTAAGAGATCAGACTTTAAAATTTCGTCGAGATGATATATGATGATGTCATCATGAGAATAATTATAGAACTCCCTGAAGATCAGGTGAATGCTCTTGCTGAGCTTTGCAAATCAGAAGGAATCTCTCGCGCGGAAGCGATTTAAAAGGGCCTTGGGGGAAATGCTCGCTCGAAAACAGACTCAAAGCAGGGAACAGGCCTTTGGGGGATGGGAAAATCGTGGGGATAGCCGGAAGATCGTGGACGATCTGCGTGAGGAGTGGAAATCATGAAGGCGGTCATCGATAGTGATGTCTTGATGGACTATCTCCAAGGAGTCAATGAGGCAAAGATAGAAATCAGCAGATATAGTGATCCTCTCTACTCCATCATTTCTTGGATGGAAATGATGTGTGGAGCTCAAACAGATCATGAACGAATGAGGCTTATTGAGCTTTTGCATGCATCCAGCAAGCCCTGGAGATTCGTGAAAATCAAGGTCGGAAACCTTTTGAGGCAATTCGTCGATGAAAGATAAAGCGTCCGAGTAACACTACTCAGTATTCATTTCTGATTACCCGCAAATTGCGCGGAAACGTTCAATAAATGGTTTCCAAGAGATTTGGTTTACTGGTTCAAAATATTTGACTGGGAACGAGTCGCTGACGATTTTGCGGAGTTCCTCGTGGTTATGGATGTCACCCATGGCGAGGGACTGCATGAGGATATTACCGAGGGCGGTGGCTTCGACCGGGCCGGCGGCGATAGTGATTCCGCAGGCGTCCGCGGTGAATTGCTGGAGGAGTTCGTTTTTAATCCCGCCCCCGACGACATGGAGGGTTTTGATTTTTTTGCCGGTGACCTCAGAGATTTTTTCCAGGGTCACACTGTAAAGACATGCGAGGCTTTCGAGTGCGCAACGGATGATCTCACCATGGGTCTCTGGGACGGCCTGACCTTTTTCGCGGCAGAACCCCTGGATTTTCGAGGGCATATCGCCGGGTTTCAGGAATCGGGCATCATTCGGGTTAATGAGTGAACCGAAGGGTTTGGCCTCGGACGCGATATGGGTGAGCATCGAGTAATCATAATGGTGCCCGACTTTTTCCCATGTCCGGCGACATTCCTGTACGAGCCACATGCCGATGATATTTTTAAGGAAGCGGGTGGTGCCGTCGATGCCTTGTTCATTGGTGAATTCCGCAGCCAGGGCTGAGTCTTTGACAAATGGTTTAGTCAGCTCGACGCCCATCAAGGACCAGGTGCCCGAACTCAAGTAAGCCCAGTTTTTGCCCGTGGCAGGGACCGCAGCGATGGCAGCCCCGGTGTCATGGGAGCAACTCGCCACGACCTCGCAATTTGTCAGGCCGAGCTCGTGAGCGACTTGGGGCTGGACCGGGGCGATCCGCGTGGCGGAGGGAAGGACATCGGGGAAGATGTGCTTTGGGAACTTGAATTTGCTGATGATTTTTTTCGACCAGGCACGTTTTTTGGGGTTGTAAATCTGGGTGGTGCTGGCGAGAGACTCCTCCATGACCGCTTTACCGGAGAAAAGGAAATTAAGGAAATCGCCCATACAAAGGAGTTTATCCGCCGATTTGAGCAGGGCGGGGTCCGATGAATTATGGGCGTGGAGCTGGTAAAGGGTATTAAGAGTCATGAATTGGATACCGGTTTCTTTATAGATATCTTCCTTGCTCATGACGGCAAAAGCGCGTTCAAATCCCCCGTCGGTGCGGCTGTCCCGGTAATTATAGGGGGTTCCCACCAGAGGTTCGATTTTCCCCGTCAGGCAGTAGTCCACACCCCAAGTATCGGATGAAAGACTGCGGGGCTGGATTCCTTGGGCGGTGACCTTCGCGATTCCTTTTTTAATCTCATCAAAAAGGCGCAAGACATCCCAGCGCAAGGTGCCATTGACATTGATGATGACATTGGGAAAACGGTGCATTTCGTCGAGGGAGACTTTTCCATTCTCTAAGGTGCCGAGCATGACGCGCCCGCTTTCTGCTCCAAGATCGATTCCAAGATAATGTTTTGCGCTCATAGGAAAAAATATTTTTTGTTGGGGTTTGAAGGGGCAGAATGAACAAAGTCGGATCGCTTTGAAAACATTTTATTTTTCGAATAGAAGATTTTTCGGATGGTATTCCCCGTATTCAAGGCTTAAGAGTGAAAGCCTGTTATGGCTATTATCCACCGAAATCTCTGTGATCCCATTATTTGGGCCTTGAACGAAGTCTTTAATCAGGGCCGTTACACCGACAAGGTGCTCGAACGTGTCTTGAAGGAGGATAAACGCCGTGGAGCCCGCGACCGGGCGTTTATTGCGGAGAATGTTTATGAGATCGTCCGCTGGCGCAGACTTTTGGGATTTTGTATCGGGATCGACAAAGAAACAGGATTTACCCAGATGGAACTCTGGAAACTCTTTGGTGCACAAATAGTCCTGGCGGGGATGGAGTTACCCAAATGGGTGGAATTCGCCCCCCTTGACGACAAGGATATCCGGAAAAACCGCAAGTCCCATAAATCTCGAGCGGTCGAACAGTCGGTTCCTGATTGGATGGATACCCTCGGTGAAAAAGAACTCGGCCCTGTCTGGGGCCGGGAACTCATGGCTTTAAATCAAAAAGCTACCTTGGTCGTCCGGTGCAATTTGCTCAAGACCACACCGGATCATGTCGCTAAAAGCTTGCTAGAACTCGAAGTGCCGACCGAGTTTGATGAACGTTTCCCGCACGCACTTATTTTAAAGAAAAGGATTAATCTTTTCTCGACGGACCTTTTTAAGAATGGTCATGTCGAGGTCCAAGATGCCGCGTCGCAGGCCGTGTCAGCATTCCTCGATGTAAAGCCCGGAATGCGTGTCGTGGATGCTTGTGCAGGGGCGGGGGGAAAGAGCCTACACCTATCCGCACTCATGCAAAATAAGGGCAGGATTATCGCTCTCGACACTGGGGAACGCCGTTTGGATGAGCTCCGTAAACGGGCCGCTCGTGCCGGAGCTGATAATATCGAGGCCCGGATTATTGATGGGGCAAAGACCGTCAAAAGAATGGAGAAATCCGCGGACCGCCTGCTTTTGGATGTGCCGTGCTCTGGCCTAGGTGTCCTGCGACGAAATCCTGATGCGAAATGGAAACTTTCCCAAGAGGAAATCGAGCGGGTCAAAGGGATCCAACGCGAGATCCTTACTAAATACCCCGTCATGCTTAAACCCGGGGGCATCATGGTTTATGCCACTTGCAGCATTCTGCCAAGTGAGGGTGAAGATCAAATTGCCTGGTTCCTGAAAGAGAATCCTGATTATAAACTCCTTGCTGAAAAACGTCTCTCAGTCGCCAAAGATGGTTTCGACGGTTTCTACATGGCCAAGCTCCAACTCGGAGAGTAAGGCTTTTTGTCGAGGATGCGGCCCTTGTGACGCCGCCGTAGCAATTTGCTCGGTGGTTAGTGATTAAAATCATGGTAAAGCCTGATTTTAGGCTCTTCCATTTTCAGAATGATCCGCCGTGGTATGGGTATCTTGCCCATGCCACTTACTTCAAACAATGCCATTTTTCTCTTTTGAGTTAAGAGAGTCTGGTTAGGCGCCAAATGAGTCTTTGAGGCGTTCGCCCCCGAGGATGTGGACGTGGAGGTGGGGGACTGTTTCTCCGGCGTTAGGGCCTGAGTTAATCACGATACGGTAACCGCCCTCTTCGAGTCCTTCCTTTTTTGCCACCCTTTGAGCGCTCAAGAGGAGGTGTCCAAGGAGGGCGTGGTCTTCTGGGGTCGCTTCAGCCAGCCGTGTAATTTGCTTTTTGGGGATCACAAGGTAATGCCCCAGCGCTTGAGGATGGAGATCTTTGATGGCGATACAATGATCGTCTTCATGGATAAAGGGGGAGGGGATTTCGCGATTGATGATTTTAGTAAAAATAGAGTCACTCATAATGGAAAAGAGATTAACAAAATCCGGTATGACTCCGCAATCAAAACAAAGACCGCTTGCATGGGCGCGGCTTTTTGTTTTTGATAGAGGGAAAATAATCACTCACCTCTCATATGTATTTTAATAAAATCCACAATCCTCCGAACTTCGCATTTATTCCCGCCAAAGGACTCAAGAATAACAGGGTTAAACTGCCCGGACACCAGATCAGCCTGAAAACAGCCGATCTGGGGGAGGATGTCTTTGAGATTTCATTTGGATCCCCACAGTGGGATTACCGCAGTGACAGTGGACTGGATTTAAATGCTTTTCGAGCCCCCAGCAGTGCCTGCCTGCAAATGGCGGCTCATGGCGGTTTTTCTGTTTCTTTAGGCAAAAGCAAATTACTCGAAACAACCCAGGAAGAAGCCTTCGGAGTTTGTGGAAAGAGCTGGATGATGCAGTTCGTCCCTCCATCGAATGCAGAGTTTTATGGAATGGGAGAAAAGAATAATGGATTTGAGAAGAGCGGAGTGCGTACAAAATTTTGGAATACCGATGTCTGGGCGGATTTCCATGCGGACGCCTATATTAACGGGACGACTGACCCGATGTATGTATCGATTCCCTATGTGATTATCAAACAAGATAATACTTATGTGGGGATTTTAATTGATAACCCATACGCCAGCTTTATGGGGGTGTCGCCCGTAGTCAGTATCGGTGGGGATCAAATGAAGCTTGAAGGACGCCAGCCATTTTTCCTCGGGGCTGAAGACGGGACAGCGCGTATCTATGTGATCGTGGGACCGAGCTTGGACGCGTTAACCCGTAAATACCAACGGCTGGCCGGGGTGACCCCGCGTCCACCCCTTTGGGCGCTCGGATATCACCAGTGCCGCTGGGGGTATCAAAGCCATATATGCCTCGACAAACTGGATAAAAACTTTTCAAAACATGGAATCCCCTGTGACGGTCTCTGGTTAGATATCGACTACATGGATGGATACCGGGTTTTCACGATGGATAAAAAACATTTTTCGAGTCCTGTTGCTCAAATCGCCGACGTGAATAAGCGAGGACGCAAGGTGGTGCCGATTATTGATCCTGGGGTCAAACTCGATCCGGGGTATAAAGTCTATGATGAGGGCGCGAAAGCAAAGGCTTATTGCAAAACCCCCTCTGGTAAGGACTTTGTCGGGTTTGTCTGGCCGGGGGCGACAGTATTCCCCGATTTTGCTTCGCCCAAAGCACGCCAGTGGTGGGCAGGGCAGGTTGCGCAATTTGCGCGGCAAGGGATTTATGGGGCTTGGCTCGACATGAATGACCCAGCTGCCGGGGCTTCTGAACTTGACCCCATGCTTTTTAACGGGGGAAAATGGCCTCACCAAGCTTATCATAATCAATACGCCCTAGGAATGGCGATGGCCACGCGAGCGGGATTTTTACAGGCTCATCCGGACAAGAGGCCATTCCTCCTGAGCCGGAGTGGGTTTACTGGAATGGGTAAATATGCTGCGATCTGGACGGGGGATAATTTTTCTAATGAACACCACCTAAAAAACGCCATTCCCATCTCGTTGAATCTCGCTATTTCAGGGATTCCATTCAATGGCCCGGATGCAGGGGGATTTGGCGGGGATACCACAGCCGACTTGATGGTGGCCTGGCATAAAATGCAGTTTCTTTTCCCATTTTTGAGGAACCATACACATACAGGAACCCGTGATCAGGAGCCTTGGGCCTTTGACAGGAAGACACTCGTGATATTGCGTGATTATATCCGCCAGCGCTACAAATTACTGCCTTATCTCTATAACCTGTATATCGAGCATGAGCGCACCGGGGCCGCGATCATGAGGCCGCTCTTTTACGATTTTGAGGATACGCGCAAATTGCCCTTGGGCAAGGTGGGTGACCAATTCATGGTCGGCCCAGCGCTCATGCAAGCCCCTGTATTATCCGAAAAAGGGATGGAACGTGATGTCGTCCTGCCCCGGGCCAAATGGTTCTCCTTGATCGACGGGAAATGGATAACCGGAGGGCGCAAACTCCCCGTGAAACAAACAGCGCAAACAACACCCCTTTATTTCCGGGAAGGATCTATCGTCCCGATGCAGGCAGGTGAAAGGAAAACACAGGTCAATGACCTTAAAAAGATCGAACTCCATCTTTTCCTGTCAGTAGCGTTTAAGAGCACCGCCCAGTACCGTTACGTCTTTGATGACGGGGAAAGTTTCGAGTACCGGAAAGGCTTCTATTCGGAATATTTGATTACGGTGAAGGCTACTGGGAAAAAACTCGGTGTGGACATCCAGACTATCCAGAACACCTCAGGTCCGCTTGAGGTTTCATTTGTGGTTTATGATTCCTTTGACCAGCTGGAAACGAAATCAGGGAAAGAAGTTGTTAAAATGGAATTAAAACCATCCTCATGGACTTTGGCTGGGAGCAAATTGCGCGGGTTCAAAACCCGATTCCTCAAAATCAATTAATGATCACGGCGAGATTTTTCTCGCTGCAATAAGTGGCGATCGCGAGGCGGATGTATTCGACCAGTTCATCATGTTGGCGATGGCACTTTTTGCGCCAACGTTTGGCACCACGCAAGGTTTTAACGCATTTGCGGATATTGCGGATATGAAGCGCCTGCGGATGGCAGGAGAGGGCATCGGCGACTTGGCGGCGGAGCTTTTCGTAGAATTCGATCTCCATAGGGACACCATCACCCGTTGTGAGTAAATTCAGGTCGATAATCGACTGGGCGGGAATGTAATGGAAGTGATCAGCGACTTTATCGAGATTGAGTTTACGTAAGACAAAACGAATAATTTCCTCAAAAGTCTCAAGGGTCATCATGTTTTCTTGGACATTCGAGATGAAATGCTCCAGTAATGCGCGCGCAAAAGATTCGGCATGGATCCAGTTTTCCCCTGTGGCTGATTCAGAGGATTTACGTAGCGAGATGACCAGTGACCCGTAATTCACCGGGGCGCGGTGCCCGGTTTTAGGGAATTCTATGATAATATTAGATTGGTCGATTAATCTCATTTTGCGGTCCCAACCACGGGTTGGGATAAATTATTCACTTCACTGATGAATTCATTAATATCACGGAAACTCCGATAAACACTGGCGAAACGGACATAAGCCACCTCGTCGAGTTTACGGAGCTTACGCATGAGGAGCTCCCCGACAGCCGTCGAAGGAATCTCCCGTTCGTGATCATGGCTGATTTCGTCGTGGATTTCATTCACCAAGATTTCGATTTGTTCGAGGGA
Proteins encoded:
- a CDS encoding VTT domain-containing protein, encoding MGKTLKKFYDWALASLNSRWGLAVFALITFLNSSLLPISPYFMLIPMCLAKPKRWLLYSVVAIIASVIGGYLMWILGYFFWEGFQGFATGHLPFLHLDKVPQIAQEYSDATFWSIVVATLSPVPYKVVALASGLAHVDLWDFTWASVIGRGSRLTLTAFIIAYGGPKARSLITRWTGMNKNKRPN
- a CDS encoding cold-shock protein: MSEQVTGTVKWFNDEKGFGFIQPESGKDVFVHHTAINGSGRKTLREGQRVSFTIVDGQKGPQAENVTAE
- a CDS encoding thiazole synthase; translation: MKESTKLKIAGREFRSRLMVGTGKFSSNASMRHALEVSGAEIVTVALRRANLSGEHDPSADILDFIDPKKYLILPNTSGAQNAEEAIRLAKLARSAGLPNWVKLEIHPDPHYLLPDPVETYEAAKHLVKEGFIVLPYINADPVLAKRLQDVGCATVMPLGAPIGSNRGIQTRAQIEIIIEQASVPVVVDAGIGAPSQAAEAMEMGADAVLINTAIAIAPDPCGMAKAFAKGIEAGREAFEIGLAGQSSKASATSPLTGFLK
- the leuS gene encoding leucine--tRNA ligase, which gives rise to MRPQYPFPEIEPKWQAFWDKQETFRAWNPGENIPEAHPFATRHGANCAKGQLPPKFFCLDMFPYPSGSGLHVGHPEGYTATDIVSRFKRMKGFNVLHPMGWDAFGLPAEQYAIKTGQHPRVTTEQNVAYFKKQLKGIGFSYDWSREVNTTDPAYFKWTQWIFLKLYNSWFDPATQIARPITDLPIPADCDTPEKKRALIDSKRLAYVSEAPVNWCPQLGTVLANEEVIDGKSEVGGFPVERRPMRQWMLRITEYCERLINELDLVNWPESIKLLQRNWIGRSEGAEVQFALENPIEKITVFTTRPDTLFGATYMVLCPEHELVDQITTSTHEKAVADYKQFAASKSDQDRQLAKDKTGVFTGAYALNPVNNEKIPIWIADYVLAGYGTGAIMAVPAHDERDLEFAQTFGLPVTLVVQAPAGQESLGFCGDGTAVNSGLLNGLSTLDAKNKIAAWLEEHGLGKKTINYKLRDWLFSRQRYWGEPFPIVWVGKEHFALDAQTMPLIPPDMDDFKPTGTPEPPLSKAGDWLDVQITNPYTGANCAGRREVNTMPQWAGSCWYYLRYTDAQNAQAFVSPEAEKYWMHSSLDPKEKGVDLYVGGTEHAVLHLLYARFWHKVIFDLGLVTTPEPFYKLVNQGLILGEDGQKMSKSRGNVVNPDDVIKEYGADSLRLYEMFMGPLEQVKPWSMKGVEGVYRFLGRVWRLIMEEQQDGSWSLSSKLRDSAPTPGQLKVLHATIKKVGEDIENLSLNTAIAQMMIFVNEFTPLEERPLAPLKEFLQLLSPFAPHIAEELWAAIHSAPQFALTPAGHIPSINYAPWPVCEEKYLVESEVEVVIQVNGKLRDKIMLPKGTSREESEAKAMANPRVKEFTEGKSVKKVIVVPDKLVNIVIG
- a CDS encoding rhamnulokinase family protein → MSAKHYLGIDLGAESGRVMLGTLENGKVSLDEMHRFPNVIINVNGTLRWDVLRLFDEIKKGIAKVTAQGIQPRSLSSDTWGVDYCLTGKIEPLVGTPYNYRDSRTDGGFERAFAVMSKEDIYKETGIQFMTLNTLYQLHAHNSSDPALLKSADKLLCMGDFLNFLFSGKAVMEESLASTTQIYNPKKRAWSKKIISKFKFPKHIFPDVLPSATRIAPVQPQVAHELGLTNCEVVASCSHDTGAAIAAVPATGKNWAYLSSGTWSLMGVELTKPFVKDSALAAEFTNEQGIDGTTRFLKNIIGMWLVQECRRTWEKVGHHYDYSMLTHIASEAKPFGSLINPNDARFLKPGDMPSKIQGFCREKGQAVPETHGEIIRCALESLACLYSVTLEKISEVTGKKIKTLHVVGGGIKNELLQQFTADACGITIAAGPVEATALGNILMQSLAMGDIHNHEELRKIVSDSFPVKYFEPVNQISWKPFIERFRAICG
- a CDS encoding class I SAM-dependent methyltransferase encodes the protein MAIIHRNLCDPIIWALNEVFNQGRYTDKVLERVLKEDKRRGARDRAFIAENVYEIVRWRRLLGFCIGIDKETGFTQMELWKLFGAQIVLAGMELPKWVEFAPLDDKDIRKNRKSHKSRAVEQSVPDWMDTLGEKELGPVWGRELMALNQKATLVVRCNLLKTTPDHVAKSLLELEVPTEFDERFPHALILKKRINLFSTDLFKNGHVEVQDAASQAVSAFLDVKPGMRVVDACAGAGGKSLHLSALMQNKGRIIALDTGERRLDELRKRAARAGADNIEARIIDGAKTVKRMEKSADRLLLDVPCSGLGVLRRNPDAKWKLSQEEIERVKGIQREILTKYPVMLKPGGIMVYATCSILPSEGEDQIAWFLKENPDYKLLAEKRLSVAKDGFDGFYMAKLQLGE
- a CDS encoding histidine triad nucleotide-binding protein, with the translated sequence MSDSIFTKIINREIPSPFIHEDDHCIAIKDLHPQALGHYLVIPKKQITRLAEATPEDHALLGHLLLSAQRVAKKEGLEEGGYRIVINSGPNAGETVPHLHVHILGGERLKDSFGA